A window of Variovorax sp. HW608 genomic DNA:
AGGGGAGCGCCGTGTCGGCGATGCTCGCCATGGCCTTGCGGTCCTTGCCACTGTGTGCGCCACTGCAGTCAGGAGAGGCGGTCCTGTCCGAGGTGTTCGAGAACGCACGAGAGTACTCGCCCCAGTTCGCCCATTCGAGTTGAAGCGTCCCGCGTACCACTTCCCGGACTGGTCGTGGTGCAGGACGCACTACGCCCGCGAGACGTTGTCTCCGAGTCTTGGTTCTAGCCAGGCGTTCGTGGAAAGACAAGGAGTGAGGCGGTTCCCGGTGGCGCAGGCCAAGGCCAGTCACTTGTGCGCGCCCTGCCGTCGTCGGACCTAGTCACAGGCGACGCGAGGACGACTTGCCGCTTAGACCTAATTCTTTCGCTGAGATACCGTATTCGACGATCTTCCGCCGCAGTTCCTGAACCACCGCGCCGACTTCTTCTTTCCGCTGCGTCTTGGCCGCAGATCTAAGTTGCGCCTTTTGGTTCTCGTGCTCCTGAATCTGCGCTTCGATTTCGGCTAGAGTTAGAGTTGCCATTGCAATATGACGTTTGTGAACATTGGACCATAGGGCGATGATGAGGCGAAGGGCTGGGAAAAGCCGCTTACGTAGCTAGTCGTCAGTGCCAACCTCGACCTCCAGGTCAAGGTGTGTTCGCCGTGCGCTTCTTGCCCAGCGTCGTCTCGTGCGTGACCATGACGACTGCTGCCGGCGCGCCGTGCCAAAGGAGCGGTATCGGGATGGGGTGAGATCGAGCGTCGTGGCAAGAAGCTTGCCTTTGCTAGGTCTCGGCTCATCCGGTGCGACAACGCCGATGGCGCCCGCCACTTCCACGCTTTCGTTGATCTGGGATTGCATCACTCGATGCCTATCGAGCGACCAACACGCCTAGTCGAGTCGAACCCC
This region includes:
- a CDS encoding H-NS family nucleoid-associated regulatory protein: MATLTLAEIEAQIQEHENQKAQLRSAAKTQRKEEVGAVVQELRRKIVEYGISAKELGLSGKSSSRRL